The Branchiostoma floridae strain S238N-H82 chromosome 10, Bfl_VNyyK, whole genome shotgun sequence genome has a segment encoding these proteins:
- the LOC118423838 gene encoding kelch repeat and BTB domain-containing protein 7-like produces the protein MKPRLGMTTEMVMLSDIESEDLLYMNPRKGTYITCSYDYLPASTGMTVTTDNNIYMLENEGEDYDNLAIFKYNHAENMWGHDGMSAVSEFPNEGAGFLVEVDRILYYVSTDRGEDIGLVRIRKYNRHADQWQECSQLQLDIAVDESLALSCGTHLYFIMRSVMHCYDPSQNCWCDCTPPNLTARFSHFTAVAIGTEIFCTAFQFTQTMVYDTQSDCWQKLQGWTNPEALSVSHLPSLFVLENQLHILLKVYGKHGTCNYLVYVYDRSADAWRDLKATLPNKEYYAPAPMCPVARIYVPYLKGAQKHITSYAFQVNLQDKNA, from the exons ATGAAACCAAGGCTTGGGATGACAACGGAAATGGTTATGCTATCTGATATAGA GTCAGAAGACCTCCTGTACATGAATCCTCGGAAAGGGACGTACATCACCTGCAGTTATGACTACCTCCCAGCTTCCACGGGCATGACAGTCACAACTGATAACAACATTTATATGCTGGAAAATGAGGGGGAGGATTACGATAATTTGGCAATTtttaagtacaaccatgcaGAGAATATGTGGGGGCATGATGGTATGTCCGCAGTATCTGAATTCCCAAATGAAGGCGCAGGATTCCTTGTTGAAGTTGATCGGATTTTATATTACGTTTCTACTGATCGCGGAGAAGACATTGGATTGGTACGGATAAGAAAGTACAATCGGCACGCGgaccagtggcaggagtgttcacagctgcAACTTGACATAGCAGTCGATGAAAGCTTGGCGTTATCCTGTGGTACACACCTCTATTTTATCATGAGGTCAGTAATGCATTGCTACGACCCAAGCCAGAACTGTTGGTGCGATTGCACCCCACCCAATCTTACAGCTCGTTTCTCACATTTCACAGCTGTTGCCATAGGAACAGAGATCTTCTGCACAGCTTTTCAATTCACTCAGACTATGGTGTACGACACACAGTCAGACTGCTGGCAGAAACTGCAAGGCTGGACAAACCCAGAAGCCCTTAGTGTCAGTCATCTTCCCAGTCTTTTCGtactggagaaccagctgcacataTTGTTGAAGGTCTATGGCAAACACGGAACGTGCAACTATCTGGTATATGTGTacgacaggtctgctgatgcctggagaGACTTAAAGGCCACCCTGCCTAATAAGGAGTATTATGCACCAGCTCCCATGTGCCCTGTGGCACGTATATACGTACCATATCTTAAAGGGGcgcaaaaacacatcacttcttacgcttttcaGGTTAATTTGCAGGATAAAAATGCATAG
- the LOC118423828 gene encoding kelch-like protein 21 — translation MAAADQKPHVSAVHPRSYQDESYLHGFLGTVGDLQKDGAFQDVVLEVEGRRFPCHRLVLSAASPYFRAMFTSDMAESRQKTVVLQGLDAGMFWEILSYIYSGTLHVSLDKVQPLYQAADLLQLDYVRDTCSSYMAMNVERSTCVDQYKFADVFSIDIVRKACLQLIHRNFVEVASSDEFCSLSVNQLTEIISHDELDVEEETTVYGVVLRWVQHSKEDRLHHLPSILPHIRFNLLTSDDKAAILEHPLVTEYPGSSDYIRNAVQNGNPNQNPRVGLTMEMALLFSTEPGSNEILFMNPQEGKYISCSYNPEGLPDSSAMTVTTDNNIYILETKELENENQLSLYNRYNHAKNLWENEAMSSVCKWPGKFKPNNPLVEVNGILYHIAGVRNMYWLQMRKYNWHTNQWQDCAELRLDDTDRYSAVLPCGAQLYFLTREALHCYDPREDKWSKRTAPWVIYEVDTAVVMGTEIFCTDCEFTQTMVYDTESDCWQKLPGWESLHVDESDIDLCLIFFALENQLHVLLSYNNEFEDVYRVYVYDRSADTWRDLKATLPNKSYAMYGSHPVARISLPYLNGE, via the exons atggccgccgcagACCAAAAACcccacgtcagcgcagttcatcctcgttcctaccaagacgagagctatctgcacggttttcttggaactgtgggtgaCTTACAGAAGGATGGGGCTTTTCAAGacgtcgtccttgaagtcgagggccggcggtttccctgccatcggcttgttctgtccgcggctagcccctacttcagggccatgtttacaagtgacatggcggaaagtcgtcagaagacggttgttttacag ggtttggatgcaggcatgtttTGGGAGATTCTGAGTTACATATACTctggaaccctccatgtgtccctggacaaagtgcagcccctgtaccaggcagctgacctcctccaactggactatgtgagagacacctgcagcagctacatggccatgaacgtggagcgctccacctgtgtggaccagtacaagtttgctgatgttttCTCCATTGACATTGTCCGAAAAGCTTGTCTGCAGTTGATCCATAGAAACTTTGTTGAG gttgcctccagtgatgagttctgcagcctgagtgtgaatcagctgactgagatcatcagccacgatgagctggatgttgaagaggagacaacagtgtatGGGGTTGTACTGAGATGGGTACAGCACAGCAAGGAGGATAG actgcaccacctacccagcatccttcctcacatccgcttcaacctgctgacctcagacgacaaggcagccatcttggaacaccccCTGGTCACGGAGTATCCTGGGAGTTCTGACTACATCAGGAATGCAGTACAGAATGGGAACCCCAACCAGAACCCGAGGGTTGGGCTTACCATGGAGATGGCTCTTCTGTTCAGTACAGAACCTGG TTCCAATGAGatcctcttcatgaaccctcaGGAAGGAAAGTACATCAGCTGTAGTTACAACCCTGAGGGCCTCCCTGATTCCTCTGCCATGACAGTCACCACTGATAACAACATTTACATCCTGGAAACTAAAGAATTAGAGAACGAAAATCAGCTGTCCCTGTATAACCGATACAACCATGCAAAGAATCTGTGGGAAAATGAGGCTATGTCCTCAGTATGTAAGTGGCCGGGAAAGTTCAAACCCAACAACCCCCTTGTTGAAGTTAATGGGATTTTGTACCACATTGCTGGTGTTAGAAATATGTATTGGTTGCAGATGAGAAAGTACAACTGGCACACGAACCAGTGGCAGGATTGTGCAGAGTTGAGACTTGACGATACCGACCGGTACAGTGCCGTATTGCCCTGCGGCGCACAACTCTATTTCCTCACAAGGGAGGCATTGCATTGCTATGACCCAAGGGAGGACAAATGGAGTAAGCGGACAGCACCTTGGGTTATTTATGAAGTCGATACAGCCGTTGtcatgggaacagagattttctgcacagatTGTGAATTCACCCAGACtatggtgtacgacacagagtcagactgTTGGCAGAAACTGCCGGGCTGGGAGTCGCTGCATGTAGATGAATCTGATATTGATCTTTGTCTAATTTTTTTTGCactggagaaccagctgcacgTATTGTTAAGTTATAATAATGAGTTCGAAGATGTATATCGAGTATATGTGTACGACAGGTCTGCTGATACCTGGAGAGACTTGAAGGCCACCCTGCCAAATAAGAGTTATGCAATGTATGGTTCTCATCCTGTGGCACGTATTTCCCTACCGTATCTTAATGGGGAATAA
- the LOC118423835 gene encoding uncharacterized protein LOC118423835, with translation MTSDDTAAILDHRLVREDPGSSEVIRNQIQKGSPNLKPRLGMTTEMAILYPSSRFGSSKRLLFMNPQEEKFIRCRYSQDDMPDFSAMTVTSENDIYMLQTEELEEENQLSLFKYNHAENVCEPAGVSSISKGPEDDLCCHWYYLYEVDRILYYILFNPEADRPLVQVRKYNQNTNQWQECSQLQLPDNIWNSAVLPCGPNLYFLSTKEIYRYDPSEDKWCRRTPLWTLNEFDTAVAMGTEIFCTDISFKQTIVYDTEADSWQKLQGWPIPDIFAVHGLPILFVLENQLHILLTCISNSGEQYVYLIYVYDRSTDAWRELKANLPNREYYACGSFSPVARMYLPYLKGT, from the exons atgacctcagatgacacggcagccatcttggatcaccgCCTGGTtagggaggatcctgggagttctgagGTCATCAGGAATCAGATACAGAAGGGGAGTCCCAACCTGAAGCCGAGGCTCGGGATGACTACAGAAATGGCTATTCTGTACCCTAG ttcaCGGTTTGGAAGCTCCAAAAGActcctcttcatgaaccctcaGGAAGAAAAGTTCATCAGATGCAGGTACAGTCAAGATGACATGCCTGATTTCTCTGCTATGACAGTCACCAGTGAAAACGACATCTACATGCTGCAAACTGAAGAATTAGAGGAAGAGAATCAACTGTCCCTgtttaagtacaaccatgcaGAAAACGTGTGTGAACCAGCAGGTGTGTCCTCTATATCTAAGGGACCAGAAGATGACTTGTGCTGCCATTGGTATTACCTGTATGAAGTTGATCGCATTTTGTACTACATTTTGTTTAATCCTGAAGCAGACAGACCATTGGTGCAGGTGAGAAAGTACAACCAGAACACAaaccagtggcaggagtgttcacagctgcaacttcctgataatatttggaaCAGTGCAGTATTGCCCTGCGGTCCAAACCTGTATTTCCTCTCAACCAAGGAAATATATCGCTACGATCCAAGCGAGGACAAGTGGTGCAGGCGAACACCACTGTGGACCTTGAATGAATTCGATAcagccgttgccatgggaactgAGATTTTTTGCACAGATATTTCATTTAAACAGACTATTGTGTATGATACAGAGGCAGACAGCTGGCAAAAACTGCAAGGCTGGCCAATCCCAGACATCTTTGCTGTTCATGGTCTTCCAATTTTATTCGTACTGGAGAACCAGTTGCACATATTGTTAACCTGTATTAGCAACTCCGGGGAACAATACGTATATCTCATATATGTTTATGACAGGTCTACTGATGCCTGGAGAGAGTTGAAGGCAAATCTGCCTAATAGGGAGTATTATGCATGTGGTTCTTTTTCCCCTGTGGCACGTATGTACCTACCATATCTAAAGGGGACATGA